The following is a genomic window from Capnocytophaga stomatis.
GGAGCATTGTGGAAACTATTATCTCAGGTATTTCCTCGTATAATGATAATAAATTGGATTTCATCGTTCGTTTTCTTCCTTTAAAATCTATGGGTAATCTCATTAAAGAGCCTTTTACCAGAATGTCAGGCGTGAGAACGGCGGCAAATCAAGTTGGTGTGGAACTAAGTAGCGAATATGGCGTAGGTTTGATTGATGTTACGATAACTTCTGTTTGGATAGGAATTTTTATTTATTTTTCCTACTTTTTGATAAAACGAAGAGATTTATAAGAAAAAAGGTCGGAAATTTGATAAATTTCCGACCTTTTTTAATTACAAAACGTGCTTGTGGGCTCGGTAAGATGAACGAACCAAAGCTCCACTTTCAACGTGTCGGAAGCCTAACGACTCCCCTATTTCTTTATACTTAGCGAACTGGTCAGGTGTAATAAATTGTTTAACAGGCAAATGCCTTTTTGATGGCTGTAAATATTGCCCAATGGTAAGAACATCCAAATTCACCGATTTCAGGTCGTGAAGTGTTTCGATAACTTCCTCTTCTGTTTCCCCCAGACCGAGCATAATCCCTGATTTTGTGCGTTTTGCTCCATTGTCTTTCAAATATTTCAAAACTCCCAAACTGCGGTCATACTTTGCTTGAATACGAACCTCTCTTGTCAAACGCCGAACAGTTTCCATATTATGTGAAATCACTTCCGGAGAAACTTCCAACATACGGTCTAAATGCCTCTCTATCCCTTGAAAATCAGGAATAAGCGTTTCTAATGTGGTTTCAGGATTCATTCGGCGGATGGCTTTCACTGTTTCAGCCCACATTATGCTTCCCATATCCTTCAAGTCATCACGGTCAACCGAGGTTATAACGGCGTGTTTGATATTCATCAACTTGATGGAACGAGCCACCTTTTCAGGTTCTTCCCAATCCAAACTCTCAGGACGACCCGTTTTAACTCCGCAAAATCCGCAAGAGCGTGTACAAATATTTCCTAAAATCATAAACGTAGCCGTTCCTTCTCCCCAACATTCACCCATATTTGGGCAACTTCCTGATGTACAGATTGTATGAAGGTTATATTTATCAACTACATTTCTAAGTTCCGTATATTTTTTCCCTGTGGGTAATTTTACTCGAATCCATTTCGGTTTGCCTTTCGGAGGAAAAACATTCTTCTCCATTGTAGCACTATCTATACTCATAATTTATTACTCTTGTAAACAATCCCCAAAAGTACAGCTTTTTTCTGAAATAACAATTATTACTTACTTAACTATGTATTTAGCTCCTTTAACTGTCTTAAATTCAGCTTCTCTGTCCTTTTTTTGTTTTTTAGCAATACATTTGCCTTTGTAGTAAACGCTTTTTCCAGCAGGAAGAAATACTTTACATTTTTGTCCGTTTAGAGAAATGATTTCAGCTTGTTCCAAAGAATGATTTTTCCATAAGAAACTCACTTCAAATCCGTTACGTGCTTTCATTCCTTTCATTTCCCCTTCTTTCCAATCAGGATGCGTAGGCAATGCCGGTAAGAAGCGAATTGTGTTATTTTTTCCGTGACTTTGCAATAACATTTCTGAAATTCCGGCAACTCCTCCGAAATTTCCATCAATTTGGAACGGCGGATGTGCACAGAACAAATTTGGATATGTTCCGCCAAGCTGACCGCCTTTAACTTCAGGGCTAACCGGCTTCAGTAATTGTCTTATCAATGTAAGAGCGTGATTTCCGTCTTGCAATCTTGCCCAGAAATTGATTTTCCAAGCTCTTGACCAGCCTGTTCCTCCATCGCCTCTCATTTCCAAGGTCTTTTGTGCGGCTTTGGCAAGTTCGGGCGTGTCCCAAGGAGTAATTTCATCATAAGGATACAATCCGTACAAATGCGAAACGTGACGATGTGTAGGCTCTGCATCATCCCAATCATCGAGCCACTCGTTCAAATCTCCATTTTTACCGATGGTGTTTGGTGCCGTGTTTTCTATGATATTCTTCCATTTTTTGCGTTTATCTGCATCAACATTTAAAGCTTCTGAAGACTTCAACACACTGGAAAATAACTCTCTAATGATTTGCATATCCATTGTTGGTCCCATACAAGTAAAGCCAGTTTGTTTTTTGCCATCTTTAAGTTCAGGCAAAATATAGGCATTTTCAGGAGAGTTTGAAGGTGCTGTTACCCAGTAACCTGTTTTAGTATCTTTGATTAAAATATCCTCAAAAAACTGTGCAGCTCCTTTCAAAACAGGATAATATTCTTTCAAGAAATTGATATCTTGCGTAAATTTATAATGTTCCCAAATATGTTCGCAAAGCCAAGCTCCTCCCGTAAGCGTGGAACCCCAACCCGCACCTTCTCCCGGGGAAGTGAAAAACCAAGGATTACTAACCACGTGAGCTACCCAACCATTGGCATTATAGTATGCTTTCGCTGTCTTTTTTCCGTTAGGAACTAAATTTTTTGTAAAACGGTGCAAAGGCTCAGTTAAGTCAGATAAATTTGTGGATTCTGCTAACCAATAATTCATTTGTACATTGATATTCAAATGATAATCTCCATTCCAAGGAGTTTGGTATTCTTCTGCCCACAAACCTTGCAAATTAGCAGGCAATAACCCTTTTCGTGATGAGGATATCAACAAATATCTACCAAAATTATAGTACAAAACAGGCAATAAAGCATCTTTTTCCCCTTTGTAAAATCTTTCTAATCGTTGTAAAGTAGTCAAACCTTCCACTTCTGCATTATTAGGCATTGTCCAACGATTGCGGTTGAATATCTTTTGATATTCATTTTGACTTTCTACCAAAGACTGACTAAAATTTTTCGCTGTTTTTTCAAGATATTTATTTGCTTTAGCCAAAACGTCTTCATTGTTGAGTTGTCCGCTTTCGTTATTGTAATTAGTTGAAGCACTTATCTTTAAAACTACTTCTTTTGCAGAAATAACTCCTATGTGTGAAGTTTGAGTTTGCAAAGTTCCGTCAGTGTGTACCTCAACAATAGTTCCAAACTGCATTCCTTTTTCCTCTTCATTAGGAAGCGTTCCCTTCATAATTATTTTACCGCTTTCGTAAGACACGGTAGCGTTTTCTTTCCTGAAAAGTGATATATCCAAATTCAGTGGCTTTGTTCCTGAAAATTTAATCCAAACCAAATCATTTGCAAAATCAGCAAAAGCCTCCTGCTGAATTTGATTTCCGTCACGTTCAAAAGAAGTTCTGGCAACTGCTTTTTCCACATCAAGAACTCGTCTGTAATTTGTTACAGAAGCATCTGATTTCCAATCAATTTTCAGCTCTCCTAAAATTTGGTAACAACCATAGTGGCAATTCGCTCCTCTGCCGAAGCAAGTTCCTTTTCCTTTAGCCACAAAATACTTTTGTAGTATTTGCTGAGCTTCCAAATTTTTGCCTTCCAGAAGCAAATCTTGAATTTCTTTTAGGTAAGAATGTGCCTGATGGTCATCCCCATCTTGATGCCCTCCTGACCAAAGAGAAATTTCGTTAAGTACAATTTTTTCAACATCAGTTTTGCCGAAAATCATTGCTCCCAAACGTCCATTCCCGATAGGAAGACTTTCAGTAAAATAATTTGCAGGCTTATCAAACACGACAGAAACGTCTTGTTTTTGAGCTTTCATACTTGTTGTAAAGCAACACAACAACAAAAAAATAAGTAAGGTTGGTTTTTCCATAGATAAAATAATTTTATAGTTTCTAAAATAATTTATTCCTAAGTAAAATCCGTTAAAGACTAATTTTTCACAAAATAAATAATGAAACAAAAATCCTAAGAAACAATTTCTTAGGATTTTTGCAACTGACATATAGTCTATTATTTTTTTATTTATTTCAACTCGAAAGTTGCTCTACGTGCAATCTGACGTGCTCTTGGAGAAGTTTTATTAACAGATGTGTCCTCTCCTCTTCCTTCAGTAGAAATTCTTGAAGCTTCAACACCTGCATCAATTAACAATTTCTTAACTGCTTCCGCTCTCTTGTTAGAAAGTGATTGGTTGTAATCAGTTCCACCAAGCTCATCTGCAAATCCTACAATGTTGATATTTGCATTAGAGTTAGATTTCAAGAACTTAGAAACAAAATCAACTGCCCAAGTAGAAGACATTTGTGGTTTTGATGAATTAAAGTCAAAATACGTACTTATATAACCTTTTCTGATTAAGTCCGCAGCCATATCTCCGTCTTCAGTCAAAGATTTTACGCTTTCTTTAGTTGCATAATTATCGTTTACATAGTTTTCAACCTCATCAGGAACACCATTTCCGTTTGCATCGTTCATTTTATTTTGCTTATTAGCAACTTCTTGCTGCAATCCTGAAACATCTCCTTCCAATGAAGCTAAACGTTCTTCAATTTTCTCGAATTTGCTTCCTTCGTGATGCCAATCAGCGTGTTTTCCGTGTTTTCCTAAAGCGATTTGCAACCCGATAGTTGCTGCAACATTAACTCCTTGAATACCTCTTCTGTCTGATTGTGAGAAAGTATCGAATGTTCTTTGTTGTCTTGCATTGAAGAAGATAGATGCATCTGCCAATAAAGTTACTCTGTTAGAGATTCGTAACTGAGGTGTCAAACCTGCTACGATGAAAGCAACTTGGTCCGCACTTGAAAGTGCGTCGCTGTTAAGCTGTCCGTATCCAACCCCTGCGTGAGCAAGCAATCCCAAATCGCTTGTCCATTCTTCAAAAGACAGAACACGCCCCACGTTCGCAACTCCTTGCAAATTAACATTCCAGAAATTCGACTCAAATTTATTGCTATTATCTCCTTCTTTGAAAGAATCATATCCTCCTCCCAAACGAAGCCCGAATTTGTTATTGAACATATAACGAACTCCCGCGTTTGCTCCCCACAAACTTGGTGTAGAAGCCGAATGCTGTGCTGAAAAAGGAGCTATAGGCTTGTTTATTCCTCCGTTGAAGTCAATTGACCACTTATTGTAATTCTCTTGAGCTTGTGCCCCAACAAAAACCAGTGAAGCCAAAGCAAAAATGTGTTTTTTCATACTATTTTTAAATTACTTTAAATTATTGATTGGGGCAAATATACATTTTTTTAACTTAAAAAAAATGTTTTAACCGTTTTTTAACGTTTTTCTTTATATTTTAATAACATTCTTTCCAAAGGAGTTATTGAACTATCAACTCCCTCTTCAAATGTTTTGAATTGCTTTTTCACTACCAAACTTTCTCCTGGTACGTGTACTTTTATTTCTACAATTTTATTTTCTTTTGAACTTGTGTTTTCTAATTTTAAATGAACATCTGCCTCTATTATTCTATCATAAAAATGATCCAACTTATCCATTTTTTTCTGAATAAAATCAACCAATTTTTGATCTACCGTAAAATCTACTGGGTGTACATAAACTTTCATAAACTAAACTTTTTAAAAGGTTTAACAATCTACTTTATTTTTCATATTTTTCCACCACTTGCCCTGGGATGTGCCTTTCCATACTGTTTTTTGAGTTCGGCTAAGCTTGTATTGGTATAAACCTGAGTCGCTGCCAAACTCGAATGCCCCAACAATTCCTTAACTGTATTCAAATCGGCACCATTATCGAGCAAATGATTTGCAAATGAATGTCTTAACACGTGCGGACTAACATCTTGCTTTGTAGTCACCGCACTAAAGTACAAATTAATTATTCTATAAACAAGCGTTGGATATATTTTTTTACCATTTTTGGCTAAA
Proteins encoded in this region:
- the lipA gene encoding lipoyl synthase yields the protein MSIDSATMEKNVFPPKGKPKWIRVKLPTGKKYTELRNVVDKYNLHTICTSGSCPNMGECWGEGTATFMILGNICTRSCGFCGVKTGRPESLDWEEPEKVARSIKLMNIKHAVITSVDRDDLKDMGSIMWAETVKAIRRMNPETTLETLIPDFQGIERHLDRMLEVSPEVISHNMETVRRLTREVRIQAKYDRSLGVLKYLKDNGAKRTKSGIMLGLGETEEEVIETLHDLKSVNLDVLTIGQYLQPSKRHLPVKQFITPDQFAKYKEIGESLGFRHVESGALVRSSYRAHKHVL
- a CDS encoding glycoside hydrolase family 95 protein; this translates as MEKPTLLIFLLLCCFTTSMKAQKQDVSVVFDKPANYFTESLPIGNGRLGAMIFGKTDVEKIVLNEISLWSGGHQDGDDHQAHSYLKEIQDLLLEGKNLEAQQILQKYFVAKGKGTCFGRGANCHYGCYQILGELKIDWKSDASVTNYRRVLDVEKAVARTSFERDGNQIQQEAFADFANDLVWIKFSGTKPLNLDISLFRKENATVSYESGKIIMKGTLPNEEEKGMQFGTIVEVHTDGTLQTQTSHIGVISAKEVVLKISASTNYNNESGQLNNEDVLAKANKYLEKTAKNFSQSLVESQNEYQKIFNRNRWTMPNNAEVEGLTTLQRLERFYKGEKDALLPVLYYNFGRYLLISSSRKGLLPANLQGLWAEEYQTPWNGDYHLNINVQMNYWLAESTNLSDLTEPLHRFTKNLVPNGKKTAKAYYNANGWVAHVVSNPWFFTSPGEGAGWGSTLTGGAWLCEHIWEHYKFTQDINFLKEYYPVLKGAAQFFEDILIKDTKTGYWVTAPSNSPENAYILPELKDGKKQTGFTCMGPTMDMQIIRELFSSVLKSSEALNVDADKRKKWKNIIENTAPNTIGKNGDLNEWLDDWDDAEPTHRHVSHLYGLYPYDEITPWDTPELAKAAQKTLEMRGDGGTGWSRAWKINFWARLQDGNHALTLIRQLLKPVSPEVKGGQLGGTYPNLFCAHPPFQIDGNFGGVAGISEMLLQSHGKNNTIRFLPALPTHPDWKEGEMKGMKARNGFEVSFLWKNHSLEQAEIISLNGQKCKVFLPAGKSVYYKGKCIAKKQKKDREAEFKTVKGAKYIVK
- a CDS encoding OmpA family protein, translating into MKKHIFALASLVFVGAQAQENYNKWSIDFNGGINKPIAPFSAQHSASTPSLWGANAGVRYMFNNKFGLRLGGGYDSFKEGDNSNKFESNFWNVNLQGVANVGRVLSFEEWTSDLGLLAHAGVGYGQLNSDALSSADQVAFIVAGLTPQLRISNRVTLLADASIFFNARQQRTFDTFSQSDRRGIQGVNVAATIGLQIALGKHGKHADWHHEGSKFEKIEERLASLEGDVSGLQQEVANKQNKMNDANGNGVPDEVENYVNDNYATKESVKSLTEDGDMAADLIRKGYISTYFDFNSSKPQMSSTWAVDFVSKFLKSNSNANINIVGFADELGGTDYNQSLSNKRAEAVKKLLIDAGVEASRISTEGRGEDTSVNKTSPRARQIARRATFELK
- the hpf gene encoding ribosome hibernation-promoting factor, HPF/YfiA family, which gives rise to MKVYVHPVDFTVDQKLVDFIQKKMDKLDHFYDRIIEADVHLKLENTSSKENKIVEIKVHVPGESLVVKKQFKTFEEGVDSSITPLERMLLKYKEKR